From the Rhodospirillales bacterium genome, the window TCGACGATCCCGATCCGGCCGTGCACCTGCCGGCCGCGCGCGCCTGGAGCCGCTACGAAACCGGCTGCTCCTATCTGGTGCCGCCGGCGGGCGTCGAGGACGGCGCGGCGGGCGCGCTCGCGCTCGCGCGCATCGAGGCGCATTATTTCGCCCGCCGCATGTTCCTGCCCGAGAACCACGTTCTCGCCAACTTCGGCCAGGTGCGCGCGCGCCCCGCGACCATCGTGCAGGGGCGCTACGACATGATCTGCCCGGCCGCCACCGCCGACGAGCTGGCGCGGGCCTGGCCGGACGCGCGTTACGTGGTGGTGCCCGACGCCGGCCATTCGGCGATGGAACCGCCGATCCGCTCGGCCCTGGTCGAGGCGACCGAGGCGATGAAGGAGCATCTCGGATAAGATCCGCCGCGATGCGCATTCTCGCCAACGCCGACGTCGCGCGAACCCTCGACTACGCCGGGCTGATGGAACGGATTGCCGCCGCGTTCCGCGCCGGAAGCCCGGACCGGCCGAGCGCGCCGCTCCGCCACCACCACGCCTTCGCCGACGCCGGCACGCTCCTGCTGATGCCGGCGTGGGACCGGCGGTTCGTCGGCGTCAAGATCGCGACCGTGGTTCCCGGCAACGCCGCGCGCGGACTCGCCAGCGTGCAGTCGACGTACCTGCTGCTCGACGGCGAAACCGGCGAGACGCGCGCCGTGATCGAGGGCCGCGAATTGACGCTCAGGCGGACGGCGGCGGCATCCG encodes:
- a CDS encoding alpha/beta fold hydrolase; protein product: DDPDPAVHLPAARAWSRYETGCSYLVPPAGVEDGAAGALALARIEAHYFARRMFLPENHVLANFGQVRARPATIVQGRYDMICPAATADELARAWPDARYVVVPDAGHSAMEPPIRSALVEATEAMKEHLG